A window of the Pseudomonas sp. B21_DOA genome harbors these coding sequences:
- a CDS encoding LysR family transcriptional regulator, with translation MAKPNFNDLLAFVTVARSGSFTRAAVQLGVTQSAVSQVVSALEARLKIRLLTRTTRSVSLTAAGERLLHAIGHRFDEIEAELDALTELRDKPAGTVRITCGDNIINTTLLPKLTPLLLQYPDIKLEFDINYGFRDIVADRFDAGVRFSDTVAQDMIAVPIGPPLRMAVVASPGYFARHPAPQHPRELAAHRCIDIRFPTYDGVDAWEFERQGKKLKVRVDGQLVFNSTVHIADAAVNGLGIAYLPEDEFGTHLAEGRLVRVLEDWCEPFGGFHLYYPSRRQPSPAFSLVVEALRVVRDPAPL, from the coding sequence ATGGCCAAACCCAACTTCAACGACCTGCTCGCCTTCGTCACCGTGGCCCGCAGCGGCAGCTTCACCCGCGCGGCGGTGCAACTGGGCGTGACGCAATCGGCGGTGAGCCAGGTAGTCTCGGCGCTGGAAGCGCGTCTGAAAATTCGCCTGCTGACCCGCACCACGCGCAGCGTGTCGCTGACGGCGGCCGGCGAACGCTTGCTGCACGCCATCGGGCACCGCTTCGATGAAATCGAAGCCGAGCTGGACGCCCTGACCGAGTTGCGCGACAAGCCCGCCGGCACCGTGCGGATCACCTGCGGCGACAACATCATCAATACCACTCTGCTGCCCAAGCTGACGCCGCTACTGCTGCAGTACCCGGACATCAAGCTCGAATTCGATATCAACTACGGTTTCCGCGACATCGTTGCCGACCGCTTCGATGCCGGCGTGCGCTTCAGCGACACCGTCGCCCAGGACATGATCGCCGTGCCGATCGGCCCGCCGCTGCGCATGGCCGTGGTTGCCTCGCCCGGCTACTTTGCCCGGCACCCCGCCCCGCAACACCCGCGCGAACTGGCGGCACACCGCTGCATCGATATTCGATTTCCGACCTACGACGGTGTCGATGCCTGGGAATTCGAGCGTCAGGGCAAAAAGCTGAAAGTACGGGTTGACGGCCAACTGGTGTTCAACTCCACCGTGCACATCGCCGACGCGGCTGTGAACGGGTTAGGGATTGCATACCTGCCTGAAGACGAGTTCGGTACGCACCTGGCCGAAGGGCGTTTGGTCAGAGTGCTGGAGGACTGGTGCGAACCGTTCGGCGGCTTCCACCTCTACTACCCCAGCCGCCGCCAACCGTCGCCGGCGTTTTCACTGGTGGTGGAAGCGTTGCGCGTGGTCAGAGATCCAGCCCCATTGTAG
- a CDS encoding MFS transporter has translation MNERVGDGRIEEAPMVPAWMAVFSLAMGVFGLLTAEYLPASLLTPMALDLGVSEALAGQAVTVTAVVALFAGLLVPGLTRSLDRRLVLLGFSALMIASNLLVALSSSLAVLLIMRILLGIALGGFWSMAAAVAMRLVPAALLPRALSIIFSGIAVGTVVAVPLGSYLGGQFGWRSAFFAAAAVGVVTLVFQMFTLPSLAPHRPSRLRTVLEVLLRPGIAVGMFGCVLVHTGHFALFTYIRPFLESTTGVGPQTLALMLLGFGVANFAGTLFAGWLLQRNPRATLVLMPVLVGVAALALVGLPASVTGQALLLALWGMAFGGVPVAWSNWVARSIPDQAESAGGMVVASVQSAIAAGAAAGGSVFSFSGINGVFVAAGILMLLAALLIALKVNVDVPEPGSAPAVPVHL, from the coding sequence ATGAATGAACGTGTAGGTGATGGGCGAATTGAAGAGGCGCCGATGGTGCCTGCATGGATGGCGGTGTTTTCACTGGCGATGGGTGTGTTTGGTCTGCTCACGGCGGAATATCTGCCGGCCAGCCTGCTGACACCAATGGCGCTCGATCTCGGCGTCAGTGAAGCGCTGGCGGGGCAAGCCGTTACCGTGACAGCGGTGGTCGCGCTGTTTGCCGGATTGCTGGTGCCAGGATTGACGCGCAGCCTTGATCGGCGGCTGGTATTACTCGGCTTTTCGGCACTGATGATCGCCTCGAATCTGCTGGTGGCGTTGTCGTCCAGCCTCGCAGTGTTGCTGATCATGCGCATCCTTTTGGGCATAGCTCTGGGCGGATTCTGGAGCATGGCGGCGGCCGTGGCCATGCGCCTGGTGCCGGCGGCGCTGCTGCCCCGCGCGTTGTCGATCATCTTCAGCGGGATCGCCGTGGGTACCGTGGTGGCGGTGCCGTTGGGCAGCTATCTCGGCGGCCAGTTTGGCTGGCGCAGTGCGTTTTTCGCAGCAGCAGCGGTGGGCGTGGTGACGCTGGTCTTTCAGATGTTCACGCTACCCAGTCTGGCGCCGCATCGTCCGTCACGCCTGCGTACGGTGCTTGAGGTGTTGCTGCGACCGGGCATTGCCGTCGGCATGTTTGGCTGCGTATTGGTACACACCGGTCATTTTGCGTTGTTCACCTATATCAGGCCATTTCTGGAAAGCACCACCGGCGTCGGCCCGCAGACGCTGGCGCTGATGCTCCTTGGTTTCGGCGTGGCGAACTTTGCCGGCACGCTGTTCGCCGGCTGGCTGTTGCAGCGCAATCCAAGGGCAACGTTGGTGCTGATGCCAGTGCTGGTGGGCGTTGCTGCTCTGGCGTTGGTCGGGTTACCGGCGTCGGTCACCGGGCAGGCGTTGCTCTTGGCGCTGTGGGGGATGGCCTTCGGTGGCGTGCCGGTCGCATGGTCGAACTGGGTGGCGCGCTCGATACCCGATCAGGCCGAAAGCGCAGGCGGCATGGTTGTCGCATCGGTGCAGTCGGCGATTGCCGCAGGCGCCGCCGCCGGCGGTTCGGTGTTCAGTTTCAGCGGTATCAATGGCGTGTTTGTAGCGGCTGGAATTCTGATGTTGCTGGCCGCGCTGCTGATTGCACTGAAGGTCAATGTCGATGTGCCGGAGCCGGGCTCGGCGCCAGCGGTGCCGGTGCATTTGTGA
- a CDS encoding AraC family transcriptional regulator, whose amino-acid sequence MRSLELLIETPNMTSIDSFSVSSDLITELLRSMRLRGVQYRRIHAGPPYGLGFSDKPGHAYFHFVAAGSTVLRLEDGSLYELSAGNAVFIAHGAAHQLLSHAGAEVQDIDSAVAAPLGDTVCAVQVGHSADLPDSALLFSGCMEFELGSLQGLGRLMPGLMLIDAGGQRYPGLMPILATMEREVSAARIGFAGILARLADVVAAMIVRGWVECACGNASGLVAALRDPRLAQALLALHQQPGRDWSVAELATLCNTSRSVFAERFQTTLGTPPLRYATELRMRLASQWLTLERLPIEEVAQRLGYTSQAAFSRAFKRITGASPGASRRQRAL is encoded by the coding sequence ATGCGCAGTCTTGAACTTTTGATCGAAACCCCGAACATGACGAGCATTGATTCCTTCTCTGTGTCTTCAGACCTGATCACCGAGTTGTTGCGCAGCATGCGCCTGCGTGGCGTGCAATATCGGCGGATCCACGCCGGCCCGCCCTATGGCCTGGGTTTCAGCGACAAACCCGGCCATGCGTATTTCCATTTCGTTGCCGCCGGATCGACAGTGTTGCGACTGGAGGACGGCAGCTTGTACGAATTGTCGGCAGGCAATGCGGTATTCATTGCCCATGGTGCTGCGCACCAGTTGCTGTCTCATGCAGGCGCCGAGGTGCAGGACATTGACAGCGCCGTCGCCGCACCGCTCGGCGACACGGTCTGCGCGGTGCAGGTCGGACACAGCGCCGATTTGCCCGATAGCGCCCTGCTCTTTAGTGGCTGTATGGAGTTCGAACTCGGCAGCCTGCAAGGCCTCGGTCGGCTGATGCCGGGTCTTATGCTGATCGACGCCGGTGGCCAGCGCTATCCGGGACTCATGCCGATTCTCGCGACCATGGAACGCGAAGTCAGCGCAGCGCGCATCGGCTTCGCCGGCATTCTCGCGCGCCTTGCGGACGTAGTGGCAGCAATGATTGTTCGCGGATGGGTCGAATGCGCTTGCGGCAATGCCTCCGGTCTCGTCGCCGCCCTGCGCGACCCTCGCCTGGCGCAGGCCTTGCTGGCCCTGCACCAACAACCGGGGCGCGACTGGAGCGTCGCCGAACTGGCAACGCTGTGCAACACCTCGCGCTCGGTCTTCGCCGAACGCTTCCAGACCACCCTCGGCACCCCGCCGCTACGCTATGCCACCGAACTGCGCATGCGCCTGGCCAGTCAGTGGCTGACCCTGGAAAGACTGCCGATCGAAGAAGTGGCGCAGCGCCTGGGCTACACCTCCCAAGCGGCGTTCAGTCGTGCCTTCAAGCGCATAACAGGCGCCTCGCCGGGAGCGAGTCGGCGCCAGCGCGCACTGTAA
- a CDS encoding NUDIX domain-containing protein: MRERKAARLLVISPSQEVLLFRFIHENGALAGRNYWATPGGGLESDETFHDAAIRELLEETGIEASGVEGPVAHRDFSMLLPSGETVLAVEQYFVVHTPSERLSRTGWTQEETEVIADHRWWSAESLRGTDDQVWPERLDEMLVNAGIFESVR, encoded by the coding sequence ATGCGCGAACGCAAAGCAGCACGATTACTGGTCATAAGTCCTTCGCAAGAAGTTCTGCTTTTCAGATTTATCCATGAAAACGGCGCCTTGGCCGGCAGAAATTACTGGGCAACCCCAGGCGGCGGCCTTGAAAGCGACGAAACGTTCCATGACGCTGCAATACGTGAGTTGCTTGAGGAAACCGGCATAGAGGCCAGCGGCGTTGAGGGACCTGTAGCGCACCGTGATTTTTCCATGCTATTACCCAGCGGCGAAACAGTACTCGCGGTCGAACAATATTTCGTCGTGCATACGCCAAGCGAGCGGCTATCCAGAACTGGCTGGACTCAGGAAGAAACCGAGGTCATAGCCGATCATCGTTGGTGGTCCGCTGAATCGCTACGAGGCACCGACGATCAGGTATGGCCCGAGAGGCTGGATGAAATGCTGGTGAATGCAGGCATCTTCGAGTCGGTCAGGTAA
- a CDS encoding enhanced serine sensitivity protein SseB C-terminal domain-containing protein, whose amino-acid sequence MDTSQETPLETSLRLAADEPAHRPDFYRTLLDSTVYILGTAGAAQGHVNLEAGSNISIAHWQKPDGTPVIPFFSSLPTLQQSIDSEQSYVEIPARSLFEITLGALLFLNPKSPYGKEFLPEEVQRLLSGEIGRPATQRTVEKETNVLLGQPSDYPSTMVHSLSQLLAKHANVKRAFLALMHDASVDEKPHLIVGIEADGDIEQVMREAGNVAGDTAPDGGPVDFCRVLMGEAGLSDYFLRETKPFTNASHRASCVLFGFGRA is encoded by the coding sequence ATGGATACTTCCCAAGAAACCCCATTGGAAACATCACTCCGGCTGGCCGCGGACGAACCCGCGCATCGCCCTGACTTCTATCGCACCCTGCTGGATTCCACTGTCTACATCCTCGGCACCGCCGGTGCGGCGCAAGGTCATGTCAATCTCGAAGCCGGCAGCAATATCAGCATCGCTCATTGGCAGAAGCCCGATGGCACGCCGGTCATTCCGTTCTTCTCCTCGCTGCCAACGCTGCAACAATCCATCGACAGCGAGCAGAGCTATGTGGAGATACCTGCACGATCATTGTTCGAAATCACGCTGGGCGCGCTGCTCTTTCTGAATCCGAAGTCGCCGTACGGCAAGGAATTCCTTCCGGAGGAAGTGCAACGCCTGCTCTCAGGCGAAATCGGCCGGCCCGCCACGCAGCGTACCGTTGAAAAAGAAACCAACGTGTTGCTTGGACAGCCTTCGGACTACCCATCGACGATGGTCCATTCGCTTTCGCAATTGCTGGCCAAACACGCCAATGTGAAACGCGCATTCCTGGCGCTGATGCACGACGCCTCGGTTGATGAAAAACCGCACCTGATCGTCGGCATCGAAGCGGATGGCGATATCGAGCAGGTCATGCGCGAGGCCGGCAATGTCGCTGGGGATACAGCCCCTGATGGCGGGCCGGTTGATTTTTGTCGCGTGCTGATGGGAGAAGCCGGGCTGAGTGATTACTTCCTCAGGGAGACCAAGCCTTTTACGAACGCAAGTCACCGAGCAAGCTGCGTTCTTTTTGGGTTTGGTAGAGCGTGA
- a CDS encoding SDR family oxidoreductase — MLLQGKVAIITGAASARGIGRATASTFAQHGARVVILDLDASAARDAAAALGEGHLGLAANVADEAQVQQAVATIIEHFGRIDILVNNAGITQPLKTLDIRGSDYDKVLDVSLRGTLLMSQAVIPLMRQQSSGSIVCMSSVSAQRGGGIFGGPHYSAAKAGVLGLGKAMARELGPDNIRVNSIAPGLIHTDITGGLMQDERRHAIIDGIPLGRLGQAQDVANAALFLASDLSAYLTGITLDVNGGMLIH, encoded by the coding sequence ATGCTTCTTCAAGGCAAAGTCGCAATCATTACCGGCGCCGCATCTGCCCGTGGCATTGGCCGCGCTACCGCCAGCACATTTGCGCAACATGGCGCTCGCGTGGTCATCCTCGATCTGGATGCCTCCGCAGCACGTGACGCCGCCGCCGCACTGGGCGAAGGTCATCTGGGCCTGGCGGCCAACGTGGCCGACGAAGCGCAGGTCCAGCAAGCTGTCGCCACCATCATCGAACACTTCGGGCGCATCGATATTCTCGTCAACAACGCCGGCATCACCCAGCCACTGAAGACCCTCGATATTCGCGGTTCGGACTACGACAAGGTGCTGGACGTCAGCCTGCGCGGCACTTTGCTCATGTCGCAGGCGGTGATTCCGCTGATGCGTCAGCAGTCCTCCGGCAGCATCGTCTGCATGTCCTCGGTGTCGGCCCAGCGCGGCGGTGGCATCTTCGGTGGCCCGCATTACAGCGCGGCCAAGGCCGGCGTTCTGGGGCTGGGCAAGGCCATGGCGCGGGAACTGGGGCCGGACAACATCCGCGTCAACTCCATCGCTCCAGGGCTGATTCACACCGACATCACCGGCGGCCTGATGCAGGATGAACGCCGCCACGCCATCATCGACGGCATTCCGCTGGGGCGCCTGGGTCAAGCGCAGGACGTTGCCAACGCCGCGCTGTTTCTGGCCAGCGACCTGTCCGCTTATCTGACCGGCATCACCCTCGATGTGAACGGCGGCATGCTGATTCACTGA
- a CDS encoding transketolase — translation MTTNLSHAASPSLAERAHNIRRHALRMGQVQGQGYVGQALGAADLLAVSYFHAMKHRPTDPEWEQRDRFYLSIGHYAIALYAALIEAEIIPLDELETYGSDDSRLPMSGMAAYTPGMEITGGSLGQGLGIAVGACLGLKRKGSASFVYNLLSDGELNEGSTWEAVMSASHWQLDNLIAIVDVNNQQADGYSSEILSFEPIVDRWQAFGWFTQRVDGNDLDALVAAFDAARNHPGGQPRVIICDTKMGKGVPFLENREKTHFIRVEEHEWDLALSNLEEGKDQ, via the coding sequence ATGACGACTAATCTTTCACACGCTGCATCGCCAAGCCTTGCGGAGCGCGCGCACAACATTCGCCGCCATGCACTGCGCATGGGTCAGGTTCAGGGCCAGGGCTATGTGGGCCAGGCGCTCGGCGCGGCTGACCTGCTGGCGGTCTCCTATTTCCATGCAATGAAACATCGCCCGACAGATCCCGAATGGGAGCAGCGCGATCGCTTCTACCTTTCCATCGGCCACTACGCCATTGCGCTGTACGCAGCGCTGATCGAAGCCGAGATCATTCCGCTCGACGAGCTGGAAACCTACGGCTCGGATGACAGCCGCCTGCCGATGTCGGGCATGGCCGCCTACACCCCGGGGATGGAAATCACCGGCGGTTCCCTGGGTCAGGGCCTGGGCATCGCAGTCGGCGCCTGCCTGGGCCTCAAGCGCAAAGGCTCGGCCTCGTTCGTTTACAACCTGCTCTCCGATGGCGAACTCAATGAAGGCTCGACCTGGGAAGCAGTCATGTCGGCTTCGCACTGGCAGCTCGACAACCTGATCGCCATCGTCGACGTGAACAACCAGCAGGCCGACGGTTACTCCAGCGAGATTCTCTCGTTCGAACCGATCGTCGATCGCTGGCAAGCCTTTGGCTGGTTCACCCAGCGCGTCGACGGCAATGACCTCGACGCCCTGGTCGCTGCATTCGATGCCGCGCGCAATCACCCCGGCGGGCAACCGCGCGTGATCATCTGCGACACGAAAATGGGCAAAGGCGTGCCGTTTCTGGAGAACCGGGAAAAGACCCACTTCATTCGCGTCGAAGAGCACGAATGGGACCTGGCACTGAGCAACCTTGAAGAAGGAAAAGACCAATGA
- a CDS encoding carboxymuconolactone decarboxylase family protein: MKEQPLTPKQLAIAPIAANAAIGDMPRLHDALNRGLDAGLSISETKEILVQLYAYAGFPRSLNALSLLMKVAQERAARGIDDAAGREPGPVPSGYALIELGTDNQTRLVGAPVSGPLFEFAPAIDQFLKTHLFGDIFARDNLQWTDRELATVGALAAMAGVESQLESHLKISLNVGLTVEQLRQVAQELEARGDLQAAERVVAGLEKVQR, from the coding sequence ATGAAAGAACAGCCTCTGACGCCTAAACAACTGGCGATCGCGCCGATTGCCGCCAACGCTGCAATCGGCGACATGCCGCGTTTGCACGACGCACTCAATCGTGGTCTCGATGCCGGGCTGAGCATCAGCGAGACCAAGGAAATTCTGGTGCAGCTGTACGCCTACGCCGGTTTTCCGCGCAGCCTCAACGCCTTGTCCTTGCTGATGAAGGTTGCGCAGGAACGCGCTGCACGCGGCATCGATGACGCAGCAGGACGTGAGCCCGGTCCGGTGCCATCGGGGTATGCGCTGATCGAACTCGGCACCGACAATCAGACTCGTCTGGTCGGAGCGCCGGTGTCCGGCCCACTGTTCGAATTCGCCCCGGCGATCGATCAGTTTCTGAAAACGCACTTGTTCGGCGATATCTTCGCCCGCGACAACCTGCAATGGACGGATCGGGAACTGGCAACGGTTGGTGCGCTGGCAGCGATGGCTGGGGTGGAATCACAGCTGGAGTCGCATTTGAAGATCAGTCTGAATGTGGGGTTGACGGTTGAGCAGTTGCGCCAGGTTGCGCAGGAATTGGAGGCGCGTGGGGATTTGCAGGCAGCGGAGCGGGTGGTCGCGGGGCTGGAGAAAGTCCAGCGGTGA
- a CDS encoding transketolase family protein yields MSNAANTAPSTATGAPVKKRLTTSAMIASIASEGQATRSAPFGHALAALADQRADIVGLSADLSKYTDLHIFAKAHPERFYQMGMAEQLLMSAAAGMAREGFVPFATTYAVFASRRAYDFICMAIAEENLNVKIVCGLPGLTTGYGPSHQATDDLAIFRAMPNLMIVDPCDALEIEQAVPAIAAHQGPVYMRLLRGNVPLVLDEYGYQFEIGKAKTLRTGNDVLIISTGLMTMRSLEAAKQLQADGIDVAVLHVPTIKPLDEQTILAEARKSGRLVVTAENSSIIGGLGEAVAGLLLRNGVTPTFRQIALPDAFLDAGALPTLHDRYGISTPAVCAQIKAWL; encoded by the coding sequence ATGAGCAACGCCGCCAACACTGCGCCTTCGACTGCTACTGGCGCTCCGGTGAAAAAGCGCCTGACCACCTCGGCGATGATTGCCTCGATTGCTTCCGAGGGCCAGGCGACCCGCTCGGCACCGTTCGGCCATGCGCTCGCAGCGCTGGCAGACCAGCGCGCGGACATCGTCGGCCTTTCTGCTGACCTGTCCAAGTACACCGACCTGCACATTTTCGCCAAGGCGCACCCGGAGCGTTTCTATCAGATGGGTATGGCCGAGCAGTTGCTGATGAGCGCTGCCGCCGGCATGGCCCGCGAAGGGTTCGTGCCGTTCGCCACCACCTACGCGGTGTTCGCATCGCGCCGTGCTTACGACTTCATCTGCATGGCCATCGCCGAGGAAAACCTCAACGTCAAAATCGTCTGCGGCCTGCCCGGCCTCACTACCGGCTACGGGCCGAGCCACCAGGCCACCGATGACCTGGCCATCTTCCGCGCCATGCCCAATCTGATGATTGTCGACCCCTGTGATGCGCTGGAAATCGAACAGGCCGTGCCGGCCATCGCCGCTCACCAGGGCCCGGTCTACATGCGTTTGCTGCGCGGCAATGTGCCGTTGGTGCTGGACGAGTACGGCTATCAATTCGAGATCGGCAAGGCCAAGACCCTGCGCACGGGCAACGATGTGCTGATCATCTCTACCGGGCTGATGACCATGCGTTCGCTGGAAGCGGCCAAGCAATTGCAGGCCGACGGCATTGATGTGGCCGTGCTGCACGTGCCGACCATCAAGCCACTGGATGAGCAAACCATTCTCGCCGAAGCGCGCAAATCCGGACGTCTGGTGGTCACCGCCGAGAACAGCTCGATCATCGGCGGTTTGGGCGAGGCGGTTGCCGGGTTGTTGTTGCGCAACGGCGTGACGCCCACCTTCAGACAGATCGCGTTGCCCGATGCTTTCCTCGACGCCGGCGCCCTGCCGACGCTGCATGATCGCTATGGCATTTCGACGCCGGCTGTCTGCGCGCAGATCAAAGCCTGGCTGTAA
- a CDS encoding DUF2188 domain-containing protein yields MDNYHINKNQQRWELVKEGAQRASKTAATKAEITQIASDYLQDKTASLKIHKEDGTIQEERTFPRAADPRKTKG; encoded by the coding sequence ATGGATAACTACCACATCAACAAAAACCAGCAGCGCTGGGAACTGGTCAAAGAGGGCGCGCAGCGTGCGTCGAAAACGGCTGCGACCAAAGCCGAAATCACCCAGATCGCCAGCGACTATCTGCAGGACAAGACCGCCTCGCTGAAAATCCATAAAGAGGACGGGACGATCCAGGAAGAGCGCACCTTTCCGCGCGCTGCCGACCCGCGAAAAACCAAAGGCTGA
- the msrA gene encoding peptide-methionine (S)-S-oxide reductase MsrA, whose amino-acid sequence MTTQTETAILAGGCFWGMQDLLRRYPGVLNTRVGYTGGDVPNATYRNHGNHAEAIEIKFDPAIISYRQILEFFFQIHDPSTPNRQGNDLGPSYRSAIYYLNDEQRAVAEDTAADVDASKLWPGRVVTEIEPAGPFWEAEPEHQDYLERIPNGYTCHFIRPNWKLPKRA is encoded by the coding sequence ATGACCACTCAAACCGAAACTGCCATTCTCGCCGGCGGCTGCTTCTGGGGTATGCAGGATCTGTTACGCCGCTACCCGGGTGTGCTGAATACCCGCGTCGGTTACACCGGCGGTGATGTGCCGAATGCGACCTATCGCAACCACGGCAACCATGCCGAAGCCATTGAGATCAAATTCGATCCGGCGATAATCAGCTACCGTCAGATCCTCGAGTTCTTCTTCCAGATCCACGACCCGAGTACGCCCAACCGGCAGGGCAACGATCTTGGCCCGAGCTATCGCTCGGCGATCTATTACCTTAACGACGAGCAGCGCGCCGTCGCCGAAGACACCGCTGCCGACGTCGACGCTTCGAAATTGTGGCCCGGCCGAGTAGTTACGGAAATAGAACCTGCCGGCCCGTTCTGGGAAGCGGAACCCGAGCACCAGGATTACCTGGAGCGGATTCCGAACGGCTACACCTGCCACTTCATCCGGCCAAACTGGAAACTGCCGAAGCGCGCTTGA
- a CDS encoding alpha/beta hydrolase, which translates to MKRLFILLGFVLSSFTAFGADMSHGADNFFKSDKVTVQKVSFKNQYQLTVVGNLFVPKGLDPAARSAAIIVGHPMGAVKEQSANLYAQKLAEQGFVTLSLDLSFWGESEGAPRNAVLPDMYAEDFSAAVDYLGTRPFIDRERIGVLGICGSGSFVISAAKIDPRMKAIATVSMYDMGAANRDGLKHSQSLEQRKQIIAQAAEQRYAEFTGGKVAYTGGTVLELKADTHPIQREFFDFYRTPRGEFTPASSTPQQTTRPTLSSNTKFMNFYPFVDIESISPRPMLFIAGADAHSREFSEEAFRLAGQPKELVIVPNAGHVDLYDRVELIPFAKLTQFFKSNLK; encoded by the coding sequence ATGAAACGACTGTTCATACTGCTCGGGTTTGTCCTGAGTTCATTCACTGCATTCGGAGCTGACATGTCCCACGGTGCCGATAATTTCTTCAAAAGCGACAAGGTGACCGTGCAGAAGGTCAGCTTCAAAAATCAATACCAACTCACCGTGGTCGGCAACCTGTTTGTCCCCAAAGGACTCGACCCGGCAGCACGCAGCGCGGCGATTATCGTTGGCCATCCGATGGGCGCGGTAAAGGAGCAGAGCGCCAATCTGTATGCGCAGAAACTGGCGGAGCAGGGCTTTGTCACCCTGTCGCTGGATCTGTCGTTCTGGGGCGAAAGCGAGGGCGCGCCGCGCAATGCCGTGCTGCCGGACATGTACGCCGAAGACTTCAGCGCGGCCGTCGATTACCTCGGCACACGGCCATTCATCGACCGCGAGCGCATCGGCGTGCTGGGCATTTGCGGCAGCGGCAGCTTCGTGATCAGCGCGGCGAAAATCGACCCACGCATGAAAGCCATCGCTACAGTCAGCATGTACGACATGGGGGCGGCCAACCGTGACGGCCTCAAGCATTCGCAAAGCCTCGAACAGCGCAAACAGATCATCGCCCAAGCGGCCGAACAGCGTTACGCCGAATTCACCGGCGGCAAGGTCGCATACACCGGCGGCACGGTGCTGGAACTGAAGGCCGACACCCATCCGATCCAGCGTGAATTCTTCGACTTCTACCGCACCCCGCGCGGCGAATTCACCCCGGCCAGCTCGACGCCGCAACAGACCACGCGGCCGACGCTGAGCAGCAACACCAAGTTCATGAACTTCTATCCGTTCGTCGATATCGAGAGCATCTCGCCGCGCCCAATGTTGTTTATTGCCGGTGCCGACGCGCACTCCCGCGAGTTCAGCGAAGAGGCGTTCCGGTTGGCGGGGCAGCCGAAAGAACTGGTGATCGTGCCGAATGCCGGCCATGTCGATCTGTACGACCGGGTCGAGCTGATTCCTTTTGCCAAGCTGACACAGTTCTTCAAGAGCAACCTGAAGTAA
- a CDS encoding alpha/beta fold hydrolase has protein sequence MINPLKAALAASLVIGLSTSALADISAIGFQSTILPDPQHKRPLEMVVWYPGTTTTTAQLIADDAVFVGASAVRDAPPVASEHPLVVLSHGYRGNWSNQAWLASALAHQGYIVAAVNHPGTTTHDRSAVAAAQLWLRPADLSRAIDAVTSQPDKFGAVDKGRIAVVGHSLGGWTALEIAGARFDPDLFAGDCKIHPQLSSCKVYRQMTPVSTPELKTALAGDLRDQRVTAVISLDLGLSRGMTSQSLATLPVPTLVIAAGAPSQDLPAALESVDLAKRLPLASTRYIEIADASHFSFMSQCKPVAETLLEEDSPGDGIICRDGENARPRAVIQQQVTSLISDFLAKTASSHQTL, from the coding sequence ATGATCAATCCACTTAAAGCAGCACTCGCGGCCTCGCTTGTCATCGGCCTTTCGACCAGCGCACTGGCTGACATCAGCGCCATCGGTTTCCAGTCCACCATCCTGCCCGACCCGCAACACAAACGTCCGCTGGAAATGGTCGTCTGGTACCCAGGCACGACAACAACCACCGCCCAATTGATCGCCGATGACGCAGTCTTTGTTGGTGCCTCAGCCGTTCGTGATGCGCCGCCCGTTGCGAGTGAGCATCCCTTGGTCGTGCTGTCCCACGGTTACCGAGGCAACTGGAGCAATCAGGCCTGGCTGGCGAGTGCGCTGGCCCATCAGGGTTATATCGTCGCTGCCGTCAACCATCCCGGCACCACCACCCATGACCGTAGCGCGGTGGCGGCGGCACAGTTGTGGCTGCGCCCCGCCGACCTGAGCCGCGCCATTGACGCAGTCACTTCTCAACCGGATAAATTCGGCGCCGTCGACAAGGGTCGCATTGCGGTGGTCGGCCACTCCCTCGGCGGCTGGACTGCGCTGGAAATCGCCGGAGCACGGTTCGATCCGGACCTGTTTGCGGGCGATTGTAAAATCCATCCGCAGCTCTCCAGCTGCAAGGTCTATCGACAGATGACTCCGGTAAGCACCCCGGAATTGAAGACAGCACTGGCCGGTGACCTGCGCGACCAGCGCGTCACCGCTGTGATTTCGCTGGACCTGGGCCTTTCGCGCGGCATGACCAGCCAGAGCCTGGCGACATTGCCGGTGCCAACGTTGGTGATCGCTGCTGGTGCACCGTCGCAGGATCTGCCGGCAGCATTGGAGTCAGTTGATCTGGCCAAGCGCCTGCCTCTGGCATCGACGCGTTATATCGAAATCGCCGACGCCAGCCATTTCAGCTTCATGTCGCAGTGCAAACCAGTGGCGGAGACTTTGCTTGAAGAAGACAGTCCGGGTGACGGCATCATTTGTCGCGATGGTGAAAATGCCCGGCCACGTGCGGTGATTCAGCAACAGGTAACGTCACTGATCAGCGATTTTCTTGCAAAAACTGCGAGCAGCCATCAAACCCTTTGA